A single window of Methanothermobacter marburgensis str. Marburg DNA harbors:
- a CDS encoding zinc ribbon domain-containing protein has translation MANGNSESSNTLYCMECREKIPDGFKFCTSCGAPVVKNRGLHIEGEQIASHDNIKICPECGYKLTLQSRFCTNCGNRIGTLMVASSCPHCGTDAKPGQQFCIECGESLVKAGPTSEDISKALAIKKSEKEECGESLVKAGPTSEDISKALAIKKSKSENKEESNYENKLKHEVYKLESRFFNTFDEIIDSADTLLKGIISKRNSLRENECGYIVCDTCNRYYKLRPWDDPQEFLKKCECGGTLIFMEELR, from the coding sequence ATGGCTAATGGAAACTCTGAATCAAGCAATACACTTTATTGCATGGAATGCAGGGAGAAAATTCCGGATGGTTTTAAATTCTGCACCAGTTGTGGAGCCCCAGTTGTAAAAAATAGGGGTCTACACATTGAGGGGGAGCAGATTGCATCACACGATAATATTAAGATCTGCCCCGAATGTGGCTATAAGCTAACCCTTCAATCACGTTTCTGCACAAACTGCGGAAATAGGATCGGTACCCTGATGGTAGCCTCTAGTTGTCCCCATTGCGGTACAGATGCCAAACCCGGGCAACAGTTCTGCATTGAATGTGGCGAATCATTAGTTAAGGCGGGACCTACATCTGAGGATATAAGCAAAGCCCTGGCAATAAAAAAATCAGAAAAAGAGGAATGTGGCGAATCATTAGTTAAGGCGGGACCTACATCTGAGGATATAAGCAAAGCCCTGGCAATAAAAAAATCAAAATCAGAAAACAAAGAAGAATCGAATTATGAGAATAAACTCAAACATGAAGTCTATAAACTGGAATCCAGATTTTTTAATACCTTTGATGAGATTATTGATTCTGCAGACACTCTCCTTAAGGGAATAATTTCTAAAAGAAATTCCTTAAGGGAAAATGAATGCGGTTATATCGTGTGCGATACATGTAACAGGTACTACAAACTCAGACCATGGGATGATCCTCAGGAATTCTTAAAAAAATGTGAATGTGGCGGAACCCTCATTTTCATGGAAGAACTAAGGTGA
- a CDS encoding M48 family metallopeptidase yields MAGEIKKLKFLHPSEYEHPLDREALQTLEGTPGLETLTRKLFKHGVERYYRLQYTGSYIKANENHFSEVHDILVDVCNTLHLKKIPELYIEWDYRVNGRTIGSENPIIILKSGAIDLLTEDELRYVIGHEVGHIKSGHMLYHIMAEVIPIAGDIIGTATLGIGGLISTGLELALLYWNRMSEFTADRAGLLACQNEDAAINAMIKMAGAPKTFFDRIDRDQFIEQAREFKGYDYDNLDKVGKTVLIMGSTHPWTVMRASEILDWVESGAYSEIIEKHTGSQLEIDLKCHKCGTALTGDENFCGICGSRLWGR; encoded by the coding sequence ATGGCTGGTGAAATAAAAAAGCTTAAATTTCTCCATCCCAGTGAATATGAGCACCCACTGGACCGAGAGGCGCTTCAAACCCTTGAAGGAACGCCTGGACTTGAAACGTTGACGCGTAAGCTATTCAAGCATGGTGTGGAGAGATACTATCGATTGCAGTACACTGGAAGCTACATAAAGGCCAATGAGAACCACTTTTCTGAGGTTCATGATATTCTTGTTGATGTCTGTAACACCCTTCACCTAAAAAAGATACCTGAACTTTATATAGAATGGGATTATAGGGTTAATGGACGTACCATAGGATCAGAAAACCCAATAATCATCTTAAAGTCAGGTGCCATCGATTTACTCACAGAAGATGAACTGCGATATGTAATTGGTCATGAGGTTGGCCATATCAAAAGTGGCCATATGCTGTACCATATCATGGCAGAGGTTATACCCATAGCGGGTGACATCATTGGCACTGCTACACTGGGAATAGGTGGACTCATAAGTACCGGCCTTGAACTGGCACTCCTCTACTGGAATAGAATGTCAGAATTCACCGCTGACAGGGCAGGACTCCTGGCATGTCAAAATGAAGATGCTGCCATAAACGCCATGATTAAAATGGCGGGAGCACCTAAAACGTTTTTCGACAGGATCGACAGAGATCAATTCATTGAACAGGCAAGGGAGTTTAAGGGGTATGATTATGATAACCTTGATAAGGTAGGGAAAACCGTCCTCATCATGGGATCAACACACCCCTGGACTGTTATGAGGGCATCGGAAATCCTTGATTGGGTTGAATCAGGAGCATACAGTGAAATTATAGAAAAACACACTGGTTCACAATTAGAAATCGATTTAAAGTGTCATAAATGCGGAACAGCTCTAACAGGTGATGAGAACTTCTGTGGGATCTGCGGATCAAGGTTGTGGGGTAGGTGA